From a region of the Lentilactobacillus curieae genome:
- a CDS encoding rhodanese-like domain-containing protein, producing MNVAAINGNIVSWIILVILIVAWLGWTLFQNYRVRQAAKYLSNDEFREGMRRAQVIDLREKSNFKSGHILGARSLPYSTIRSFYSQIRADLPVYLYDQGRTVSKRAALFLNKKGYNDIYILKTGYQNWDGKEKKDEF from the coding sequence GTGAACGTTGCTGCAATTAATGGAAATATAGTTTCTTGGATTATTTTGGTGATTTTAATCGTTGCTTGGTTAGGATGGACCTTGTTCCAAAATTACCGAGTGCGCCAAGCTGCTAAATATTTGTCAAATGATGAATTTAGGGAAGGCATGAGACGTGCTCAGGTTATTGATCTACGCGAGAAGAGCAACTTTAAGAGTGGCCACATTCTTGGAGCTAGAAGTCTTCCATATTCAACAATTCGCAGCTTCTACTCTCAAATTAGGGCTGACTTACCTGTTTACCTTTATGATCAGGGTAGAACGGTTAGTAAGCGTGCCGCCTTGTTCTTGAACAAGAAGGGTTACAATGACATCTACATTTTGAAGACAGGTTATCAAAACTGGGATGGCAAAGAGAAGAAGGACGAGTTTTAA
- a CDS encoding DUF3042 family protein, which translates to MKKFTGGLFIGVLGTLAALFGGLFTFKKTVVDPIEDEEEKFDDNRRKAMRKSRSAHQG; encoded by the coding sequence ATGAAAAAATTTACAGGTGGCCTATTTATTGGAGTATTAGGTACATTAGCCGCACTATTCGGTGGCCTATTTACATTCAAAAAAACGGTTGTTGATCCAATTGAGGATGAAGAAGAAAAGTTCGACGATAATCGTAGAAAAGCAATGCGCAAGAGCCGCTCAGCTCACCAAGGATAA
- a CDS encoding glycerophosphodiester phosphodiesterase gives MKINTEIFAHRGSSGDFPENTMPAFRDAIDSGCDGIETDVQLSKDGRFIIMHDEKVNRTTNGKGYIQNLTLEQIKGLDAGIKKSTQFRDVTVPTLEELVDLLVASDFQGKLNLELKTNKIPYPGIEKQVFDYLNSRTDIKFEIIYSSFSDRSVQLLHKLDAHRVAAKLFKKNFSSAIALHKERVIEDIHLEIGWLKKHIGEFQVNHVRPWLVNTPADMEFCFKSGVAGFFTDYPRRAMKLKREMENGADA, from the coding sequence TTGAAAATTAATACTGAAATTTTTGCACATCGGGGAAGTAGCGGGGACTTTCCAGAAAATACAATGCCGGCTTTTCGAGATGCAATTGACTCCGGATGCGATGGAATTGAAACCGATGTTCAGCTTTCTAAGGACGGTCGGTTTATCATAATGCACGATGAAAAGGTTAACCGAACCACAAACGGCAAAGGATATATACAAAACTTAACACTCGAGCAGATTAAAGGACTGGATGCGGGAATAAAAAAATCTACGCAATTTAGAGATGTGACTGTACCAACTTTAGAAGAGTTGGTTGATTTGTTAGTTGCTAGTGACTTTCAAGGAAAATTGAATTTAGAATTAAAAACCAATAAGATTCCCTATCCAGGAATTGAAAAACAAGTTTTTGATTATTTAAATTCGCGAACGGATATCAAATTTGAAATCATTTACTCTAGTTTTAGTGATCGGTCGGTGCAATTGTTACATAAACTTGATGCACACCGGGTTGCAGCGAAACTCTTCAAAAAAAACTTTAGCTCGGCAATTGCACTCCACAAGGAACGAGTGATTGAAGACATTCATTTAGAAATTGGTTGGTTAAAGAAACATATTGGTGAGTTTCAGGTTAATCACGTTAGACCATGGCTAGTTAACACGCCAGCAGATATGGAATTCTGTTTTAAATCTGGAGTTGCTGGTTTCTTCACAGATTATCCAAGAAGAGCAATGAAGTTAAAACGGGAAATGGAGAATGGCGCAGATGCATAA
- the miaA gene encoding tRNA (adenosine(37)-N6)-dimethylallyltransferase MiaA yields MHKVLAIVGPTAVGKTSLSIEMAKQLNGEIISGDSMQVYRGLDIGTAKVTPKEMQGVTHHLINICDVHERYTAAKFVADATKAINEIEKNGKLPIIAGGTGFYLQALNQGMNLGGNTNSETRSKLMDQAKADGPEKMHEWLSKVDPQSGNKIPANNLRRVVRALEVYLDTGQRFSEQKNADQLFDFHYVALTTERNLLYDRINRRVDMMVDDGLIQEARWLLEQGGRELPASQGIGYHEFFDFFEGKVTENEAISKVKQDSRHYAKRQLTWFRNKVVANWYNLIEKENTISEIISDTRNWLK; encoded by the coding sequence ATGCATAAGGTACTGGCAATTGTGGGTCCAACAGCTGTTGGTAAAACATCGCTGTCAATTGAAATGGCAAAGCAACTGAACGGCGAAATAATTTCCGGGGACTCGATGCAGGTTTATCGAGGCCTTGATATCGGAACTGCCAAGGTAACCCCAAAGGAAATGCAGGGAGTAACTCATCATTTGATCAATATTTGTGATGTTCATGAGCGGTATACCGCAGCTAAATTCGTAGCTGATGCTACCAAAGCAATCAATGAAATTGAGAAAAATGGCAAGTTGCCAATAATTGCAGGCGGAACAGGCTTCTATTTGCAGGCATTGAATCAAGGAATGAATTTGGGTGGGAACACCAATTCAGAGACTAGAAGTAAGTTAATGGATCAAGCCAAGGCAGATGGCCCTGAAAAAATGCATGAATGGCTTTCTAAGGTCGACCCGCAATCTGGCAACAAAATCCCCGCTAATAACCTTCGTCGAGTTGTGAGAGCTTTAGAAGTCTATTTGGACACTGGTCAAAGGTTCTCTGAACAAAAAAATGCTGACCAATTATTTGATTTCCACTACGTGGCATTGACTACCGAGCGAAACTTGCTTTATGACCGCATCAACCGCCGAGTTGATATGATGGTTGATGATGGGTTAATTCAGGAAGCTCGCTGGTTGTTAGAACAAGGTGGACGAGAATTGCCGGCCAGTCAAGGGATTGGCTACCATGAATTCTTTGATTTCTTTGAGGGCAAAGTGACCGAAAATGAAGCAATTAGTAAAGTTAAGCAGGATTCACGGCACTATGCAAAACGCCAATTGACTTGGTTCAGAAATAAAGTGGTCGCAAATTGGTACAACCTGATTGAAAAGGAAAATACGATTTCTGAAATAATTTCTGATACTAGAAACTGGCTTAAATAA
- a CDS encoding MerR family transcriptional regulator, whose amino-acid sequence MSEKELRRSMSVLPIGTVMKLTDLSARQIRYYEQQELILPERNEGNRRMYSLNDIDRLLEIKDYLDEGLNISGIKEVYKKQQMIEQEKKKNREKQLTDTDVRRILEDEFLHISGLMPPSSTLNNQKL is encoded by the coding sequence ATGTCTGAGAAGGAATTAAGGCGGTCGATGTCAGTACTGCCTATTGGCACGGTTATGAAACTAACTGATTTGTCAGCAAGACAAATTCGTTATTATGAGCAGCAGGAGTTAATTTTACCAGAGCGTAACGAAGGCAATCGGAGGATGTACTCTTTAAATGATATTGATCGTTTGCTAGAAATAAAGGACTACTTGGATGAAGGATTGAACATTTCTGGAATCAAAGAAGTCTATAAGAAACAGCAGATGATTGAACAGGAAAAGAAGAAAAATCGCGAAAAACAGCTTACCGATACTGATGTTCGCAGAATTTTGGAAGATGAGTTTTTGCATATTAGTGGCTTGATGCCACCTTCTTCCACATTAAATAACCAAAAACTATAA
- the glnA gene encoding type I glutamate--ammonia ligase, whose amino-acid sequence MATKHDYTKDDIRQMVKDEDVKFLRLMFTDLFGTIKNVEVPITQLEKLLDNKLMFDGSSIEGFVRIEESDMYLYPDLSTWMIFPWSSERGKIARVICEVYTPDGKPFEGDPRNNLIRVLGDMKKAGFTSFNIGPEPEFFLFKMNDKGEPTLHLNDKGSYFDMAPMDLGENCRREIVLTLEEMGFDVEAAHHEVAPGQHEIDFKYADALAAADNIQTFKLVVKTIARKYGLYATFMPKPLSGINGSGMHLNMSLFTDKGNAFFDESGELKLSKDAYYFLGGLLKHARAFTAVCNPIVNSYKRLVPGYEAPVYVAWSGSNRSPLIRIPNARGNSTRLEVRSVDPTANPYLAIASVLEAGLDGLKNKIEPEDSVDRNIYRMDAEERQESHIKNLPDTLHNALKDLAADEVMKGALGPKLYQSFIEAKNLEYDSYRTQVSGWERDQYLEKY is encoded by the coding sequence ATGGCTACAAAGCACGATTACACGAAAGATGATATTCGGCAGATGGTAAAGGATGAAGATGTTAAGTTTCTTCGTCTGATGTTCACAGATTTATTTGGTACGATCAAAAACGTTGAGGTTCCAATTACTCAATTAGAGAAGCTACTAGATAACAAATTGATGTTTGATGGATCTTCAATCGAAGGATTCGTTAGAATTGAAGAAAGTGACATGTACCTGTACCCAGACCTATCAACTTGGATGATTTTCCCATGGAGTTCTGAACGTGGAAAGATTGCCAGAGTGATTTGTGAAGTATATACCCCAGATGGCAAACCATTTGAAGGGGATCCAAGAAACAACTTAATTAGAGTTCTTGGTGATATGAAGAAGGCTGGCTTTACTAGTTTCAACATTGGACCAGAACCAGAATTCTTCTTATTCAAGATGAATGATAAGGGAGAACCAACTCTCCACCTTAACGATAAGGGTAGTTATTTCGATATGGCCCCAATGGACTTAGGTGAAAATTGTCGTCGTGAAATTGTGCTTACCCTTGAAGAAATGGGCTTTGATGTTGAAGCTGCCCATCATGAGGTTGCTCCTGGACAACACGAAATTGACTTTAAGTATGCAGACGCACTTGCAGCTGCTGATAATATTCAAACATTTAAATTAGTTGTTAAGACAATTGCTAGAAAGTATGGCCTATATGCAACATTTATGCCAAAACCACTTAGCGGTATCAATGGATCAGGAATGCATTTAAATATGTCATTATTCACTGATAAAGGTAATGCTTTCTTTGACGAAAGTGGTGAGCTTAAATTATCTAAGGATGCTTATTACTTCTTAGGTGGCCTATTGAAACATGCTCGTGCATTTACTGCAGTATGTAACCCGATCGTTAACTCATACAAGCGTTTAGTTCCTGGATATGAAGCACCAGTTTATGTTGCTTGGTCAGGATCAAACCGTTCACCACTTATCAGAATTCCTAACGCCCGTGGAAATTCAACTCGTTTGGAAGTTAGAAGTGTTGATCCAACTGCTAACCCATACCTAGCAATTGCTAGCGTCCTTGAAGCCGGATTAGACGGTCTTAAGAATAAGATTGAACCAGAAGATAGTGTTGATCGTAACATCTATCGTATGGATGCAGAAGAGCGTCAGGAAAGCCACATCAAGAACTTACCTGACACACTCCACAATGCCTTGAAAGATTTGGCAGCTGATGAAGTTATGAAGGGTGCTTTGGGTCCAAAACTTTACCAAAGCTTTATTGAAGCTAAAAATCTTGAATACGATTCATATCGTACCCAAGTTTCTGGCTGGGAACGTGACCAGTACCTTGAAAAATACTAA